The Pseudomonadota bacterium genome includes the window GGCAATCCCCATGTCCACACCACTACAAACTATAACCGCTATTGTTTTAAATGTTGGGCGAAAAATGAAGCAACCTGTTTCTTTGCATCTGACCACGCAGTGGGATCGCCGCCAGTGGTAGCACCTTTCCCGGTTTGTGAACTAATGGACGAACGATAAGGGCTATACTTGACACGGCTATCACTGTCAAAGGAATGGAATGCACCGGGATAAATTATAATACTCATCGGAAAGCCTTCTTTGCGGCTCACTTCGACCAACTGACGGCATTCTTCAGCCGGATTCCAGTCATCATTTTCGCCTACGAGGATGAGAACCGGTCCAATAGGCTTATATACACCGGAATGACTCACGACTGGACCAAAGTCTTTATTTTGCCGGACGGTTGACCATTCTCCGAAACGCATTCCACAGTTCGGATAAAGAGAAACTGCAGCTACAAATCCATTACGTTTGGCATCTGCCAGCGGGTCCCCTTCATTCACAGACGCGGCCATTGCTGCAAGTGTAGTCCAGCCCCCATGTGATCCACCCATAATTCCGACACGTTTACCATCGACATAGGGCAGCTGGCGAAGGACGACAAGGGCGCCGTAAGCATCACGCGCACGAATATATCCGCTGACAGCAGCCGATTTGTTGCGCGGTTCAGTACAAACCCCATCCGGGAAGCCTCTTGGTGTGAAACTATCAGGAATCAGTACAACGTAACCTTGTGAAACGAGTTCTTCTGCCCAGCGTGAAGGGGCGCCGCTCGAATTACGTCCGGTTCCAGTACAGTCATGCATCATGACTACGGCAGGAAATGGACCTTTGCCAACAGGTTTGATGAGCGTCGCCGGAATTTGATCGGATGAGCCTACTGGCTGAAATGTCAGCGTTAGCTCTT containing:
- a CDS encoding dienelactone hydrolase family protein, producing MKRGIMCFVLALCIALFSFSISASEELTLTFQPVGSSDQIPATLIKPVGKGPFPAVVMMHDCTGTGRNSSGAPSRWAEELVSQGYVVLIPDSFTPRGFPDGVCTEPRNKSAAVSGYIRARDAYGALVVLRQLPYVDGKRVGIMGGSHGGWTTLAAMAASVNEGDPLADAKRNGFVAAVSLYPNCGMRFGEWSTVRQNKDFGPVVSHSGVYKPIGPVLILVGENDDWNPAEECRQLVEVSRKEGFPMSIIIYPGAFHSFDSDSRVKYSPYRSSISSQTGKGATTGGDPTAWSDAKKQVASFFAQHLKQ